In one window of Chryseobacterium viscerum DNA:
- a CDS encoding lipocalin family protein: MQKVFSLAFIMAVFSCINAQKLNKENVTGFWKLKEAGFYENKKKVVKEFDNCRLMRNYAIREDGYAIYNYVEGKTGDCSPSEPRLSFWRIVENRIQFYVDDQNILEEVEVTLNKDNTMTFSSYIPNPVKVNGDPLAEKMVNTIHYDILEKKY, encoded by the coding sequence TCTTGTATTAATGCTCAGAAATTAAATAAAGAAAACGTTACAGGGTTCTGGAAACTGAAAGAAGCCGGGTTTTATGAAAATAAAAAGAAAGTGGTAAAAGAATTTGATAACTGCCGTCTGATGAGAAATTATGCTATCAGGGAAGATGGATATGCCATTTATAATTATGTAGAAGGGAAAACAGGCGACTGCAGTCCATCTGAGCCAAGACTTTCTTTCTGGAGAATCGTAGAAAACAGAATCCAGTTTTATGTGGATGACCAGAATATTCTCGAAGAAGTGGAAGTGACCCTGAATAAAGATAATACGATGACTTTTTCAAGTTATATTCCTAATCCGGTTAAAGTAAATGGAGATCCTCTTGCTGAAAAGATGGTCAATACTATCCACTACGATATCCTTGAAAAAAAATACTAA
- a CDS encoding CocE/NonD family hydrolase, with protein sequence MKFKILLALIFVNLLQAQKFYFPKTAVTDSVILEKQIPGLAQQVIPHLQSAKYKPENTVDLMDNLFRLQMAAQDYKNSLVSLSENRSLFADHNMGDYRYIGFELYSLAKLAQKESNTSFSNALQKVFNQKYESLPEKLIPRLRLALDGDVKESRKQLKKVLEKQKDKDSIDYRTALALCKSYLSYKTYSGIKPQVMQLLTSKDKERFIIETKDLKIKNGNTLTITIVRKKGNTTPLPVILTNNIYAGSFDEFFGKRAATYDYVGAVVNTRGKRNSNNVNNPFEHESEDIYEVIDWISKQPWCNGKVGMIGGSYLGFSQWAAVKKLHPALKTIVPQVAVGIGIDYPAQNNIFMSYMLQWIQYVTNNKFTDEADFGNAVKWDSIYTKWYKSGKAFRSLDTISGKPSKIFQRWLDHPGYDQYWQKMVPYKEDFSKINIPILTTTGYYDDDQIGALYYFKQHHLYNKNANHYLVIGPYNHGGAQSFGFTYVNGNPIDPAARISIDDLAFSWFDYILKGGKKPEILKDRINFQVMNTNTWKHVSDLDKMHTSTLKFYLQDKKNTSSVFNKPETKSFTTQIVDFKNRDQKDIYYKVSKKDSIKMTNSVAFESEVLDKDMIISGNLSGFFNVSINKKDFDTDTYLYQIQPDGKSSLLSTHIVRASYAKNNEKRQLLEPNTMEQIPINNSYFISKKIEKGSKLLLLVGVNKNPNWQINYGSGKDVSDETIKDSGEPLQIKWYNDSYVEIPVYKE encoded by the coding sequence ATGAAATTTAAGATTCTTTTAGCATTAATTTTTGTAAACCTCCTGCAGGCACAAAAATTTTACTTTCCAAAGACAGCTGTAACTGACTCTGTTATATTGGAAAAACAGATACCGGGACTTGCACAGCAAGTGATTCCTCATCTTCAATCTGCAAAGTATAAACCGGAAAACACCGTTGACCTCATGGACAATCTTTTCCGTTTGCAGATGGCTGCCCAGGATTATAAAAATTCACTGGTTTCTCTTTCAGAAAACCGTAGTCTGTTTGCCGATCATAATATGGGAGACTATAGGTATATCGGATTTGAACTCTACAGTTTGGCTAAACTGGCACAAAAAGAAAGCAACACTTCATTTTCCAATGCACTTCAGAAAGTGTTTAATCAAAAATACGAAAGTCTTCCTGAAAAATTGATTCCCAGACTTAGGCTTGCTCTTGACGGGGACGTAAAAGAATCCAGAAAGCAGCTAAAAAAAGTACTGGAAAAACAAAAAGACAAAGACAGTATTGATTACAGAACAGCACTTGCTCTATGCAAAAGCTATTTAAGTTATAAAACCTATTCCGGTATAAAACCTCAGGTGATGCAACTGCTGACATCAAAAGACAAGGAAAGATTCATTATCGAAACCAAAGATCTTAAGATAAAAAATGGAAATACTTTAACAATTACCATTGTCAGAAAAAAGGGGAACACTACTCCTCTTCCGGTTATTCTTACCAATAACATTTACGCAGGTTCATTTGATGAATTCTTTGGAAAGAGAGCTGCCACGTATGATTATGTAGGAGCCGTAGTCAATACCCGCGGTAAAAGAAACAGTAATAATGTAAACAATCCTTTTGAGCATGAATCTGAAGACATCTATGAAGTAATAGACTGGATAAGCAAACAGCCCTGGTGTAACGGAAAAGTGGGAATGATCGGTGGAAGCTATTTGGGTTTCAGCCAGTGGGCGGCAGTAAAAAAACTGCATCCGGCATTAAAGACCATCGTTCCTCAGGTTGCAGTAGGCATCGGAATTGATTATCCTGCTCAGAATAATATCTTCATGAGCTACATGCTGCAGTGGATACAATATGTGACCAATAATAAATTTACAGATGAAGCTGATTTTGGTAATGCTGTAAAATGGGATTCTATTTATACAAAATGGTACAAAAGCGGAAAAGCATTCAGATCTTTAGATACGATAAGCGGAAAGCCAAGCAAGATATTCCAACGATGGCTGGATCATCCGGGATATGATCAATACTGGCAGAAAATGGTTCCTTACAAAGAGGACTTTTCTAAAATTAATATTCCAATTCTGACGACAACCGGATATTATGATGATGATCAGATAGGTGCGCTGTATTATTTTAAACAACATCATCTGTACAATAAAAATGCAAATCATTATCTGGTAATAGGTCCCTATAATCATGGAGGAGCGCAGAGTTTCGGTTTTACTTATGTGAACGGCAATCCCATTGATCCGGCAGCAAGAATAAGCATTGACGACCTTGCTTTTTCATGGTTTGATTATATTCTCAAAGGAGGTAAAAAACCGGAAATTTTAAAAGACAGAATTAATTTTCAGGTGATGAATACTAATACATGGAAACATGTTTCTGATCTTGACAAAATGCATACTTCTACCCTGAAATTTTACCTTCAGGACAAGAAAAACACTTCTTCGGTATTTAATAAGCCTGAGACTAAAAGCTTCACAACTCAGATTGTTGATTTTAAAAACAGAGATCAGAAAGACATTTACTATAAAGTCAGCAAAAAAGACAGCATAAAAATGACCAATTCTGTTGCTTTTGAAAGTGAAGTATTGGATAAGGATATGATCATCAGTGGAAATCTTTCAGGATTCTTCAATGTCTCCATCAATAAAAAAGACTTTGATACGGATACTTATCTGTACCAGATTCAACCTGATGGGAAGTCTTCATTATTATCCACTCATATCGTGAGAGCCAGCTATGCGAAGAACAATGAGAAACGACAGCTTCTTGAACCCAATACAATGGAACAGATTCCGATTAACAATTCCTATTTTATAAGCAAAAAAATAGAGAAGGGAAGCAAACTTCTGTTATTGGTAGGTGTCAATAAAAATCCTAACTGGCAGATCAATTATGGTTCCGGTAAAGATGTAAGTGATGAAACGATAAAAGATTCCGGTGAGCCTCTTCAGATAAAATGGTATAATGACAGCTATGTGGAAATCCCTGTTTATAAAGAGTAA
- a CDS encoding CocE/NonD family hydrolase yields MKFKILLALVFVNLVQAQKFYFPKTATTDSVILEKQIPELALKVITEHQSPKNKPKSTVTFLDNLFRLQLAAKDYKSSITSLNDYRKEYADHNMAGNKSLAYEIYGMAKLMEKDKKTSFSNALQTAFTTKYESFSDPLTAKIGTILDGDVREYKKSLKIALDKQKGKDTIDYASALALCKNYVNYKTYSSIKPQVMQLFKVKEQEKFIIETKNLTLKNGTKLTITIVRKKENASPLPVILTNNIYAGELVDAGMGKRAAVYNYVGAVVNTRGKRDSNDPNNPFEDEAQDLYEVIDWVSKQPWSNGKVGMIGGSYLGFSQWAAVKKLHPALKTIVPQVSVGIGIDYPAQNNVFMSYMMQWIRYVTNNKLTDEATFTNYPKWDSINTAWYKSGRSFRALDSLSGKPNKIFQRWLDHPGYDKYWQKMVPYKKDFAKINIPVLTTTGYYDADQIGAMYYYKQHHQYNKNPNHYLVIGPYDHAGAQSYGYNYVYGTGSTLIDPAARISIDELAFSWFDYILKDGKKPELLKDKVNFQIMSSNTWKHVPSLDKMHSSTLKFYLQDRKNGALVFEKPKTEQFTQQTIDFKDRNPKYLYHKVSKQDSVYVTNSVYFESETLDRDIILSGNLSGVFNVSINKKDFDPSTSLYQVQPDGKTFLLSTHLTRASYAKDNSKRHLLKPGKKEQIPIKNSLFMSKKIEKGSKLVLLVGVNKNKNWQVNYGTGKNVSDETLKDAGEPLEVKWYNDSYVEIPVYKE; encoded by the coding sequence ATGAAATTTAAAATACTCTTAGCATTAGTTTTTGTCAATCTAGTGCAGGCTCAGAAATTTTACTTTCCGAAAACAGCAACAACAGATTCTGTAATTCTGGAAAAACAAATCCCGGAACTCGCTCTAAAGGTGATTACTGAACATCAGTCTCCTAAAAACAAGCCGAAATCTACCGTCACATTTTTAGACAACCTGTTTCGTTTACAGCTCGCCGCAAAAGACTACAAAAGTTCTATTACAAGCTTAAATGATTATCGTAAAGAATACGCAGATCACAATATGGCAGGGAACAAATCTCTTGCTTATGAAATCTACGGCATGGCCAAACTGATGGAAAAAGATAAAAAAACTTCTTTTTCCAATGCCCTTCAAACAGCATTTACAACAAAATATGAAAGTTTCTCAGATCCACTGACGGCCAAGATAGGAACCATTCTAGATGGTGATGTAAGGGAATATAAAAAGTCTCTGAAAATAGCACTTGACAAGCAAAAAGGTAAGGACACTATAGATTATGCTTCCGCGCTGGCTTTATGTAAAAATTATGTCAATTATAAGACTTATTCCAGCATCAAGCCTCAGGTTATGCAGCTGTTCAAAGTAAAAGAGCAGGAAAAATTCATCATTGAAACCAAGAACCTTACCTTAAAAAACGGAACAAAACTTACGATTACTATTGTACGAAAAAAAGAAAACGCATCTCCCCTGCCCGTTATTCTTACCAATAATATTTATGCCGGAGAGCTTGTAGATGCAGGAATGGGGAAAAGAGCAGCTGTCTACAATTATGTAGGAGCTGTAGTTAACACCCGTGGAAAAAGAGACAGTAATGACCCCAATAATCCATTTGAAGATGAAGCACAGGACCTTTATGAAGTGATAGACTGGGTAAGCAAACAACCGTGGAGCAATGGTAAGGTAGGAATGATCGGTGGAAGCTACTTAGGATTCAGTCAATGGGCAGCTGTCAAAAAACTGCACCCGGCATTAAAGACCATTGTACCTCAGGTATCAGTAGGAATCGGGATAGATTATCCTGCTCAAAACAATGTGTTCATGAGCTATATGATGCAGTGGATCCGCTATGTGACCAATAATAAACTGACGGACGAAGCAACCTTCACCAATTATCCAAAATGGGATTCTATCAATACAGCATGGTATAAAAGTGGCAGGTCATTCAGAGCTCTGGATTCCCTCAGCGGAAAGCCTAATAAAATTTTCCAAAGATGGCTTGATCATCCCGGTTATGACAAATACTGGCAGAAAATGGTTCCCTATAAAAAGGATTTTGCCAAAATAAACATTCCGGTTTTAACGACTACCGGGTATTATGATGCAGACCAGATTGGAGCAATGTATTATTATAAACAACATCACCAATACAACAAAAACCCTAACCATTATTTAGTAATAGGGCCTTATGACCACGCAGGAGCTCAAAGCTATGGGTACAATTATGTCTATGGTACCGGGAGTACCCTCATAGATCCTGCAGCCAGAATAAGCATTGATGAACTTGCTTTTTCATGGTTCGATTATATTCTGAAAGATGGAAAAAAACCGGAACTTCTAAAAGACAAAGTTAATTTCCAGATTATGAGCAGCAACACATGGAAACATGTTCCGAGTCTTGATAAAATGCACTCGTCTACTCTTAAATTTTATCTTCAGGATCGTAAAAACGGTGCTTTAGTTTTTGAGAAACCCAAAACTGAGCAATTTACCCAACAAACCATTGACTTTAAAGACAGAAATCCAAAGTATCTTTATCATAAAGTAAGCAAACAGGACAGTGTATATGTAACCAATTCCGTTTATTTTGAAAGTGAAACTCTGGACAGAGATATTATACTAAGCGGAAATTTATCCGGAGTATTCAACGTTTCCATTAATAAGAAAGATTTTGATCCTAGTACTTCATTATACCAGGTACAACCGGATGGTAAGACGTTTTTACTATCAACACATCTTACAAGGGCCAGCTATGCAAAAGACAATTCCAAACGTCATCTTCTTAAGCCAGGCAAAAAAGAGCAGATCCCGATCAAGAACTCTTTATTTATGAGCAAAAAAATAGAAAAGGGAAGCAAACTGGTATTATTGGTAGGGGTTAATAAAAATAAAAACTGGCAGGTCAATTATGGGACAGGAAAAAATGTAAGTGATGAAACCTTAAAAGATGCCGGGGAACCTCTGGAAGTAAAATGGTATAACGACAGCTATGTGGAAATCCCTGTTTATAAAGAGTAA
- a CDS encoding APC family permease produces MSQLFRRKIYSDTDTSTGLLRVLGVWDIVFFGIAAIIGAGSFSSLGEAVFRGGPGVILLYLICGFACGFTALCYAEFASRIPTAGSAYTYAYASFGELIAWVIGWALIMEYSFGNIYVAFSWSDYFTSFLGRLGMHIPDYLTCSYTEARKAVQYGSENKELLNAWKTAPLIGSLKFIVDIPALVINGLITWLCYVGVKESKNFNNSLVILKLGVIVLVILVGVSYVSIDNWTPVSPTTGTPSFMPNGFAGVMSAVSGVFFAYIGFDALSVLSEETKDPQKTLPKGMIISLVLCTVIYIALTLVLTGMVDYKKFDGVGDPLSFIFEKTNANVAWMELVVSFVAIVAITTVLLVFQMGQPRIWYAMSRDGLMPARFQKVHPKYKTPSYATVVTGIVVGIPILFTDKTFILDFTSIGTIFAFVLVCAGVLMLPAKEKIKGRFHLPYVNGKIIFPVVFIGSLLVFYKWQPEFFDNLMNWSDPNEGEFRASIFFFIIINLILCVVAFIRNLSLIPLVGLSSCLYLLTGMSHENWFWFGMWFLIGMVIYFCYGYKNSKLGKELKNS; encoded by the coding sequence ATGAGTCAACTTTTTAGAAGAAAAATCTATTCAGATACAGATACTTCAACGGGGCTTTTAAGAGTCTTAGGTGTGTGGGACATCGTATTTTTTGGTATTGCGGCGATTATCGGAGCTGGGAGTTTCAGCAGTTTGGGAGAAGCCGTTTTCAGAGGTGGTCCCGGTGTAATCCTTCTATATTTGATTTGCGGTTTTGCCTGTGGGTTTACTGCTTTATGCTATGCTGAATTTGCCAGCAGAATTCCTACCGCAGGTTCTGCCTACACCTATGCCTATGCCAGCTTTGGAGAATTAATTGCATGGGTAATCGGCTGGGCGCTAATTATGGAATATTCTTTTGGAAATATTTACGTAGCTTTTTCCTGGTCAGATTATTTCACGAGTTTCTTAGGACGCCTCGGAATGCATATCCCTGATTATCTTACCTGCAGCTATACAGAAGCCAGAAAAGCAGTGCAATATGGTTCAGAAAATAAAGAATTATTAAACGCATGGAAAACAGCTCCATTAATCGGGAGTTTAAAATTCATTGTGGATATTCCCGCATTGGTTATCAACGGTTTAATTACATGGCTTTGTTATGTAGGAGTAAAGGAAAGTAAAAACTTTAACAACTCTCTGGTTATCTTAAAACTGGGAGTGATTGTATTAGTAATCCTTGTTGGAGTATCCTATGTCAGTATTGATAACTGGACGCCGGTGAGCCCTACAACAGGTACTCCTTCTTTCATGCCAAATGGCTTTGCAGGAGTAATGAGTGCTGTATCCGGAGTATTCTTTGCATACATTGGGTTTGATGCCTTAAGTGTACTTTCTGAAGAGACTAAAGATCCTCAAAAAACCTTACCAAAAGGAATGATCATCTCTCTTGTATTGTGTACGGTAATCTATATTGCCTTAACATTAGTTTTAACAGGAATGGTAGATTATAAAAAATTCGATGGTGTTGGAGATCCGCTTTCATTCATCTTTGAAAAAACGAATGCTAATGTAGCCTGGATGGAACTTGTGGTTTCCTTCGTTGCGATCGTTGCTATCACTACAGTATTATTGGTTTTCCAGATGGGACAGCCGAGAATCTGGTATGCAATGAGCCGTGATGGATTGATGCCTGCAAGGTTTCAGAAGGTACATCCTAAATATAAAACGCCATCCTATGCAACTGTGGTTACCGGAATTGTAGTAGGTATTCCTATTCTGTTTACGGATAAGACATTTATCCTGGATTTTACCAGTATTGGGACTATTTTCGCATTTGTATTGGTATGTGCAGGAGTACTTATGCTTCCTGCTAAAGAAAAGATTAAAGGTAGATTTCACCTTCCTTATGTGAATGGTAAAATCATTTTCCCTGTTGTTTTCATTGGCAGCTTGTTGGTTTTCTACAAATGGCAGCCTGAGTTTTTTGATAATCTGATGAACTGGTCAGATCCTAACGAAGGAGAATTCAGAGCTTCTATTTTCTTCTTTATTATCATCAATCTGATCTTATGTGTAGTCGCTTTTATCAGGAATTTATCATTAATTCCACTGGTTGGGTTAAGTTCATGTCTGTATCTTCTTACAGGAATGAGTCATGAAAACTGGTTCTGGTTCGGAATGTGGTTTCTTATCGGTATGGTTATTTATTTCTGCTACGGTTACAAAAACAGTAAACTTGGAAAAGAATTAAAGAATAGCTAA
- a CDS encoding DUF962 domain-containing protein has translation MVERIKTYREFYQFYLTEHSKTGTKIFHFIGTLLVLSVIVYVISSGKERFLWYIPIVGYGFAWFSHAVIEKNNPATFKYPLWSLISDFRLFFELLIGKQKFFTSNNQPQKQE, from the coding sequence ATGGTTGAAAGAATTAAAACGTACAGAGAGTTTTATCAGTTTTACCTTACAGAGCACAGTAAAACAGGAACCAAGATTTTTCATTTTATAGGAACACTCCTTGTTCTTTCCGTTATAGTGTATGTTATCAGTTCCGGAAAGGAAAGGTTTCTATGGTACATCCCCATTGTAGGGTACGGATTTGCCTGGTTCAGTCATGCTGTGATTGAAAAAAATAATCCGGCCACTTTTAAATATCCGTTATGGTCTCTGATTTCGGATTTCAGACTGTTTTTTGAACTGCTGATTGGTAAACAGAAATTCTTCACCTCCAATAATCAGCCTCAGAAGCAGGAATAG